The window CATTGGGAAGTGGCTGTACCCACGTATGGGGTTTTATCCCTATGCTGCTGTGGTATGTATGGCCATGTGCTAACACTCtttgtatttttttcaaaaGCTTGATTATAGTCTTATATTTCCATTTGCACAACAGAGTGAGGAAACAGCCATTGCGGCTTTGAAGAGAGCATTGGGTTCCCTCAACACTCACCTTGCATTAAACACATTTCTTGTTGGGCATTCGGTGACTCTTGCGGATATCGTGCTGACATGCAACCTCTACTTGGGCTTTATTCGGATCTTGACCAAGAGTTTCACCTCGGAGTTCCCTCATGTTGAGAGGTACTTCTGGACCATGGTCAATCAGCCAAACTTCAAGAAAGTCATAGGCGATGTGAAGCAGGCGGAAGCTGTGCCACCTGTTCCAAAGAAGGCTGCACCAGCGAAGGAGCAGAAGCCTAAGGAAGCCAAAAAGGAGGCCCCAAAAGAGACCCTGAAGCCTAAGGCAGATGAGAAACCGGCGGAGGAAGAACCAAAGCCTAAGCCAAAGAATCCTCTTGATTTGCTCCCTCCAAGCAAGATGATCCTTGATGATTGGAAGAGGCTGTACTCCAACACAAAAACCAACTTCCGCGAGGTTGCTATCAAAGGTATATTTTCCTTCCAAATTCCTGTTAAAATACATTAATTGATGTTGACTGATTGCACAATGTTGATGGGTACACAAGATTTTATAGTAAGTTTGAGTAACATGAAGCTAACTTGTAGCTATTAGTTGAAATTAAAGGCACGAAGTTTTAGCAGGTATCAaaattttgtataatttttgttgtgtttgttttACACAATTTCTAGATCTTGGTACTCAATTTTGTGTTTGATCAATTAAGTGCGATCTGCAGATTAACTGAACTTAGCCCCCATATATTTTCAGGTTTCTGGGATATGTATGACCCAGAGGGCTACTCCCTGTGGTTCTGTGATTACAAGTACAATGATGAGAACACCGTGTCTTTTGTAACCATGAACAAGGTTGGTGGGTTCCTGCAGCGGATGGACCTGTGCCGCAAATATGCTTTTGGAAAAATGCTTGTGGTTGGCTCTGAGCCACCTTTCAAGGTCAAGGGGCTCTGGCTATTCCGTGGCTCAGAGATCCCAAAGTTTGTCATGGATGAGGTCTACGACATGGAGCTTTATGAGTGGACCAAGGTTGACCTCTCCGATGAGGCCCAGAAGGAGCGTGTCAATGCCATGATTGAGGACCAGGAGCCCTTCGAAGGCGAGGCTTTGCTGGATGCGAAATGCTTCAAGTGAGCACCGTTTATTTGCAATGGATCTGTGAAAGTTGTTGGTTTTGGGGGTCCAGTTCTAAAATAGTCAATGTATCTCGAGCTCATGAATGTTAAGTTTTGATACTGGCTGTTCTGGTTATTTTCTGTGATATGTTAAAATTGGCTGCGTTAACAAGCGGTTGCACGCGCGTGCAATCGTCTGGATTATGTGGAACATTGCAATCATTCATGTGTATCCTGTACCCTTCTGGTACACGTCTCCATATTCATCCGCCAAGTAACGAAATATGTGTAGGCATGAATAATTGTGTGGCTCGGGCTGTCAGGCTTGAATTTAAATACAGCCTGGATACCTGGATGCAAGTTAACTGCAAAATTTGTTACATCAGCACTCTGTATGCAATACCTCACGTATTGGCGTTAAATTGACCTTTTGCACCGGCAGGGAACGTGTATTTTTTGTAGGAAGTATAGTACATATAGGCCTAGTTAGTGTTAAAAGTGTTCTTTTGTTGCACTGGAACCAGGTTAACCTAAGCGTTGCTTTCTCTAGTATTTGGATGCAAAATGTCAACATTGGTAACCACGGAAAATTAAGACAAAGAAGGCTCTTGCCTTCTTTTCCCCCTAAAAGATGACCAAAAGTATTAAAATGCACGTTCACAAAGAACCAAGGTAGCATCTGTATACATGATATACATTTGCATGTGGTCAAACATCGGGCTGCAACTTTTTGCAGGCACCTGAAATTTTGACATCTTTTTTCATCTTTTGTAAGACGTGAAAAAACTTCAAGATCCTATCTTTGTGGTGAATTCTGATTCTCAGAATCACCAGTTCAAAATCCAGAACTGAACAATTATTTACCATGGCACAGAGCACTTCGTGTCGCACCACTTTTCTTCGAGACTACACACTACGCTTTCTCCAGCAGCACCTTTGCGCCACTTCAGAGACTCACATTTTCACAAGGTGATGTGTAGAACCTTCGCCCATACACATCTACACCGCAGAGATTCTGAATATATCTCCACGAGCTTCAACATGAAAATTTTAGCCCTGTGGTAGAGCTTAAATACTTGAATATCTGTGTCCTGAGATTTGTCTCAGGAAAGGTATGTCAGCAGC is drawn from Panicum virgatum strain AP13 chromosome 1N, P.virgatum_v5, whole genome shotgun sequence and contains these coding sequences:
- the LOC120655117 gene encoding elongation factor 1-gamma 2-like, which gives rise to MALVLHAGSGNKNAFKALIAAEYSSIKVELVKDFQMGVSNKTPEFLKMNPIGKVPVLETPDGPVFESNAIARYVTRLKDDNPLYGSSLIDYAHIEQWMDFAATEVDASIGKWLYPRMGFYPYAAVSEETAIAALKRALGSLNTHLALNTFLVGHSVTLADIVLTCNLYLGFIRILTKSFTSEFPHVERYFWTMVNQPNFKKVIGDVKQAEAVPPVPKKAAPAKEQKPKEAKKEAPKETLKPKADEKPAEEEPKPKPKNPLDLLPPSKMILDDWKRLYSNTKTNFREVAIKGFWDMYDPEGYSLWFCDYKYNDENTVSFVTMNKVGGFLQRMDLCRKYAFGKMLVVGSEPPFKVKGLWLFRGSEIPKFVMDEVYDMELYEWTKVDLSDEAQKERVNAMIEDQEPFEGEALLDAKCFK